One Chloroflexota bacterium genomic region harbors:
- a CDS encoding DNA polymerase III subunit alpha, which translates to MMSSKQAKYAELHCKSFYSFGQGASHVHELLAQASEYGYPALALTDTNLCGALEFARLANSLGIKPVNGCELTLTDGSRLTLLARTREGYGNISRLLTLANGHDRREPRLDPAYLPAHTEGTVLLAGGRDSLLSNLVQRRRQFQALEQTRQYMEWYGPDGVYIELQQNFLYGDTKRNRRLINLAHDCGVSVVATNDALYHTPERCRLQHALVAAAHNTTTDRALRYIRPNDQSCLKSAERMRRLFRHCPEALDNILRISESCDFNLDTDLGYCLPDADVPDGYTPQSYLERLCYEAAARRYGSVTEEVEQRLREEFRLIELHGMAGFLLLYREIALIAREIMLERGLVSPEVPLEARPPGRGRGSSVALLVGYLIGISHIDPLACDLSLERFISEEVGTLPDIDLDFPRSIRDALIERVHQRFGSEHAVLAGAIGTYRLKGVIQDMGNALGLPREQLKLLSKQGLSGDAKTMGEEMRQMPGFRDRVDAPGWSTLVELAPQLMGAPRSLGQHVGGMILSSSPIPETVPVRAGAMDGRYIMDWNKDSVQDAGFAKIDILSLPVLDQIEEALDSH; encoded by the coding sequence ATGATGTCATCCAAGCAGGCAAAATACGCAGAGCTTCACTGCAAGAGTTTCTACTCTTTCGGACAGGGCGCGTCCCATGTCCATGAGCTGCTCGCGCAGGCATCGGAGTACGGCTACCCGGCGCTCGCCCTGACGGACACCAATTTGTGCGGTGCGCTGGAGTTCGCCCGTCTCGCCAATAGCCTGGGCATAAAGCCCGTCAACGGATGTGAACTCACGTTGACGGACGGCAGCCGGCTAACACTGCTTGCTCGCACTCGCGAGGGCTACGGCAACATATCACGGCTGCTCACGCTGGCGAACGGGCACGACCGCCGCGAGCCGCGCCTTGACCCTGCGTACCTGCCCGCGCACACCGAGGGAACGGTGCTGCTCGCAGGCGGGCGCGACAGTCTCCTGTCCAACCTTGTGCAGCGGAGACGGCAGTTTCAAGCGCTGGAGCAAACGCGGCAGTACATGGAATGGTACGGACCCGACGGCGTGTACATAGAACTCCAGCAGAATTTTCTGTATGGAGATACCAAGAGAAACAGGCGGCTGATAAATCTCGCCCACGACTGCGGCGTTTCCGTGGTCGCAACGAATGACGCGCTCTACCACACGCCAGAGCGTTGCAGGCTTCAGCATGCCCTTGTCGCAGCCGCCCACAACACGACAACAGACCGCGCGCTGCGTTACATCAGGCCTAATGACCAGTCCTGCCTGAAGTCGGCGGAACGGATGAGGCGCCTATTCCGCCACTGTCCAGAGGCGCTCGACAACATCCTGCGAATCTCTGAGAGCTGCGACTTCAACCTCGACACCGATCTGGGATACTGCCTGCCGGATGCCGATGTTCCGGATGGATACACGCCCCAGTCCTACCTTGAGAGGCTGTGCTACGAAGCCGCCGCTCGGCGCTATGGCTCAGTAACAGAAGAAGTGGAGCAACGCCTGCGCGAAGAATTCAGGCTCATAGAGCTTCACGGCATGGCGGGCTTTCTGCTGCTGTACAGGGAGATTGCGCTGATAGCGCGGGAGATTATGTTGGAGCGCGGGCTTGTGAGTCCCGAGGTGCCGCTTGAAGCCAGGCCGCCGGGCAGGGGACGCGGCTCGTCCGTCGCGCTGCTTGTGGGCTACCTCATAGGCATCAGCCACATCGATCCGCTCGCGTGTGACCTCAGCCTTGAGCGCTTCATCTCCGAGGAAGTGGGAACACTGCCCGACATAGACCTCGATTTCCCCAGGAGCATCCGGGACGCACTGATTGAGCGCGTCCACCAGCGTTTCGGATCGGAACACGCGGTGCTGGCGGGCGCAATCGGCACATACAGGCTGAAGGGCGTCATACAGGACATGGGCAATGCACTGGGGCTGCCGCGAGAGCAGCTCAAGCTGCTGTCCAAGCAGGGACTATCGGGCGACGCGAAGACGATGGGCGAAGAGATGCGCCAGATGCCCGGATTCAGGGACAGGGTGGATGCGCCGGGCTGGAGTACGCTTGTGGAACTCGCGCCGCAGCTTATGGGCGCGCCCCGCTCGCTGGGGCAGCATGTGGGCGGAATGATACTGAGCAGCTCGCCCATCCCGGAGACCGTGCCGGTGAGAGCCGGAGCGATGGACGGGCGCTACATAATGGACTGGAACAAAGACAGCGTGCAGGACGCCGGCTTCGCCAAGATAGACATTCTGTCCTTGCCCGTATTGGACCAGATAGAGGAAGCGCTCGATTCTCACTGA